In Candidatus Nanopelagicales bacterium, the genomic window ATCCGTTTCCCCCATCCAGGCGGGCATTCAGGTGGGCCCGGTACCAAGCCTCGGTCCGCTCGGCAATCGCTGGCCAGGAGTACCGGGCAATGGCGCGTTTGCGGCCCGCTTGGCCCAGTCGCCGGGCCAACGACGGATCGCCAAGGACTCGGGCGATCGCGGACTTGAGCGCATCGGAGTCGTCCGGTGCTACCAGGAGCGCGGCCTCGCCGTCCCCTCCAACGACTTCCGGCAGCGCACCAGCCGTGGTTGCCACCAGCGGGGTTGAGCATGACATCGCCTCGATGGCGGGCAGGCTGAATCCCTCGTACAGGCTCGGGACCACGGCCACCTGCGCTGAACTCAGCAGTGCCACCAAGTCAGGCTCACTCAACCCGTTGACGAATCGGACTGCACCGTCAAGCCCCAGTCGGTGGATTGCCTCGTGGGCGGCGCCGCCCTCGCGGATGGTTCCGACCACGACCAGTTCGACGTCGTTCTCTGTTCGCAGTTTCGCCATCGCCTCCAGCAGCGGCACCAACCCCTTCAGCGGCACATCGGAGCTGGCGGTAGTGACGATTCGGCCGGGAACGCGGGGTGCGGTCGGTGGGACGAAGACGTCGGTCTCGACACCGACTGGAATCACCGTGAGGTTGTGCCGGGCGACGCCGAAGTCATCGACGATGTCGGCAGCTGAGGACTCGCTGACAGTGAGGACTGCGGGCATTCGTTGGACGACCCGCTTCTGCATTCGCAG contains:
- a CDS encoding glycosyltransferase family 4 protein, translating into MRIALLSYRSKPHSGGQGIYIRHLSRELAARGHDVEVLSGPPLPDLDDGVRLTAVPSLDLYREPDPFRVPNWREFRSPIDVLEFGLMCTAAFPEPLTFSLRARKLLKSRPVSDRPDIVHDNQTLGYGMLLLARDGFPVVATLHHPITVDRRLDLLATPLHQQLPKRRWYSFLRMQKRVVQRMPAVLTVSESSAADIVDDFGVARHNLTVIPVGVETDVFVPPTAPRVPGRIVTTASSDVPLKGLVPLLEAMAKLRTENDVELVVVGTIREGGAAHEAIHRLGLDGAVRFVNGLSEPDLVALLSSAQVAVVPSLYEGFSLPAIEAMSCSTPLVATTAGALPEVVGGDGEAALLVAPDDSDALKSAIARVLGDPSLARRLGQAGRKRAIARYSWPAIAERTEAWYRAHLNARLDGGNGC